The sequence TCTATCTCGAGCTTGCCTCTCATTTGTTCTCTTAAACATTTCCTTCTCAAAACCATTACTACGATCAACTCCATCCCAATGTCGTCCCGACCTTATCCCATAGCGATTTGGTGCAGCATCTAAACCTCTTTTTAACCAGCTGTGATCTGGAATATCTTGTGGAACAACAAAACCTGATTCTTTCATCTTCTCACCTTCTCCCAAATCCGGAAGAACAGGCTCTGGATATTTTTTCCTCTTTACCAAATGTGCCATAGGATCACCCCATCTTAATCTATCCTTGAGCATGTTGTCAAGTTCTGGATCGTCCTTGCTGCGTGCAAAAGGCTTGTCCTTCTCGGTTTCTAGTTCCTTCATCCTAGCCTCAGCTTCCCTCTTCTGAGCCAAGCCCTTGCCCCATTCTATTTCCTTTTCCTTTGGCTTTttttctactttctgttttgacTTCAAGTATTTTTTCTTGAAAATGTGTACTCCTTTTACTTTATCACGATATACTGGTTCAGCACCACGCCCACTGATTGAAGGATTCATCATTTTAAATCTCATCAAATCATTCTTCTTTTTGTCAATCTCTTTTCTGATATCTTTACCAGAAATCAAATCTGTTTTTTTGTCACTGACAGGTGCTGCATTGATTGATTGATTGTATTGAATTGTGAaagtaaaataatatatatatNNNNNNNNNNNNNNNNNNNNNNNNNNNNNNNNNNNNNNNNNNNNNNNNNNNNNNNNNNNNNNNNNNNNNNNNNNNNNNNNNNNNNNNNNNNNNNNNNNNNNNNNNNNNNNNNNNNNNNNNNNNNNNNNNNNNNNNNNNNNNNNNNNTTATCTATAAAAGATAaaagtaaagataagataagataagataataaaaattaaaattataattaaatttatgtattctgttaaATTGAATTTGTAGATTataagatttttttattattgtcataGATTAAGGTAGAAAAGtagtttaataataataaaggaaaaCTTTCTAATACTAAGGAggaatttttgttttgtttatacTAGTAACTTGCAACTCTTAGAATAAAGAGGAGATATGATGAACTAAGAGATTACTATCATAGTTCTGGAGTCGTTTCAAATAATATTAAGGACTATTTTAAGTCTATATAATACATTATACATTATCTATCTTAAAGTTGCGATTGCATTGCAAGAGAAGAAGCTATAGCAAGGAAAAATGTCGTAATTGTAGTCAGNNNNNNNNNNNNNNNNNNNNNNNNNNNNNNNNNNNNNNNNNNNNNNNNNNNNNNNNNNNNNNNNNNNNNNNNNNNNNNNNNNNNNNNNNNNNNNNNNNNNNNNNNNNNNNNNNNNNNNNNNNNNNNNNNNNNNNNNNNNNNNNNNNNNNNNNNNNNNNNNNNNNNNNNNNNNNNNNNNNNNNNNNNNNNNNNNNNNNNNNNNNNNNNNNNNNNNNNNNNNNNNNNNNNNNNNNNNNNNNNNNNNNNNNNNNNNNNNNNNNNNNNNNNNNNNttgtttttttttttggtaattataATGTTAATCACCGCTTAAATACTTTAGATTCCATCAATAGTGGATTGGATAACTCCTGATTCTAGGTACATAATATACTCCTACACTCCTCATATATTTATCACATTTTTTTTCCTCAAATACATCCTCTAGAGTTTGAACTCTAGACCTTAGCGGTGGGGAGGGGATGAAACGCCACCTGATGTTTGATGTTTGAAGTGATAATTTGTGGCGCTATGTATGAAGACAATTCCATTGTTATTGAAGGGCCTTTCAAAACGTTGGCAGATTGTCGGAAACAATGTCGTAGAAAATATAGACGAAGTCGTGAGAAGTTCAAAGAATGCTATAAGAAATGTTGCATCATGGACTGCCAAAAAGCTTATGTTATGCATTTTGGGCCTAGTATTAATGGTAACGATTTAAGTTACTGTAAAGTGGCTAAGGCTTGTCCCAATGGCAAATATATTTGCCTCCTAAGAGTGCCATATAGGTTCGAATTTCTTTTGATGAAAAAGAGAGTATTAAACTATGAATGGGTGTGTATTTAAGTTATTgtgaatttttgttttttttttagttcaattattttttataactaGTCCACTCTTTTATGAATATTCAGAAATCACAGATTAGCAAGTATTCACCTATATGACATAAAGTACAATTGTCTTTGAGAAACTTAAAATAATTCTCTTTTTtaattggtttaattactctattggtccctataatttggtcgaatttttaattaggtctctatagtttttttccttttaattgagtccctataccaatttttttgttttaattgggtccctattgGCAGTCAACGTTAAATAAAACGTTGACCTATGTTAAATTTACCAAAATACCCATGTGTATAACACTACATAATCCTTGCCCTCATCCTAAAACTCCAGAACCCTATTA is a genomic window of Arachis ipaensis cultivar K30076 chromosome B06, Araip1.1, whole genome shotgun sequence containing:
- the LOC107648533 gene encoding pre-mRNA-splicing factor cwf26-like; translated protein: MRFKMMNPSISGRGAEPVYRDKVKGVHIFKKKYLKSKQKVEKKPKEKEIEWGKGLAQKREAEARMKELETEKDKPFARSKDDPELDNMLKDRLRWGDPMAHLVKRKKYPEPVLPDLGEGEKMKESGFVVPQDIPDHSWLKRGLDAAPNRYGIRSGRHWDGVDRSNGFEKEMFKRTNERQARDREAYLWSVSDM